A section of the Humulus lupulus chromosome 2, drHumLupu1.1, whole genome shotgun sequence genome encodes:
- the LOC133814172 gene encoding uncharacterized protein LOC133814172, with product MGGRAISMKELEDARKWLDLGLVEELKIMGSYYTWSNNQEGGNRIYSKLDRVFSNEDWLHSFRNVTVVSHWEVVSDHCAILLKQIAVQNEGFRTTFLANWYKPLKVEGRGLEQVVWKLIRLKHVLKKFNWRVIGDVVRNYEESKVLFQQEKTKLFSDPNNSNLCTEERTTFLEFKRQENLYASFVYQKSKIDWLHFGDENSSFFHASLKKRKIANRIVTFVSDGGRVEDNYLKVINHFVQYFELFLGSSSKASGYIDPITIALGPVLNFDDQLELIKPFSCQDVKVAMLIINSIKSPGPDGFGAGFFKAL from the exons ATGGGTGGAAGGGCTATTTCAATGAAAGAGTTAGAAGATGCTAGAAAATGGCTTGACCTTGGTTTGGTGGAAGAATTGAAGATAATGGGATCTTATTATACATGGTCTAATAATCAAGAAGGGGGAAATCGTATCTATTCTAAGTTGGATAGGGTGTTCTCTAATGAGGATTGGTTGCACTCTTTTCGTAATGTTACTGTTGTTTCGCACTGGGAAGTGGTTTCAGATCACTGTGCTATTCTTTTGAAGCAAATAGCAGTTCAAAATGAAGGA TTCAGGACAACATTTTTGGCCAACTGGTATAAGCCTTTAAAAGTTGAGGGTCGTGGCTTGGAGCAGGTCGTTTGGAAGCTTATCCGCCTCAAACATGTGCTGAAGAAATTCAACTGGAGGGTTATTGGAGATGTGGTTAGAAACTATGAGGAAAGTAAAGTTCTGTTTCAACAGGAAAAAACCAAACTTTTTTCAGACCCGAATAACAGCAACTTGTGTACTGAAGAAAGAACAACATTTCTGGAGTTTAAGAGGCAGGAGAATCTTTATGCTAGTTTTGTTTATCAAAAGAGTAAGATTGATTGGCTCCATTTTGGAGATGAAAACTCCTCATTTTTTCATGCTAGTTTGAAGAAAAGGAAAATTGCCAACAGGATTGTGACTTTTGTTTCTGATGGAGGCCGAGTTGAAGATAACTACCTAAAGGTGATCAATCATTTTGTTCAGTATTTTGAGCTTTTCTTGGGTAGTTCAAGTAAAGCTTCAGGTTATATTGATCCTATCACAATAGCTTTGGGTCCGGTTCTGAACTTTGATGATCAATTGGAATTGATTAAACCATTTTCTTGTCAAGATGTCAAAGTTGCTATGTTAATTATTAATTCTATAAAAAGCCCTGGTCCTGATGGTTTTGGAGCTGGCTTTTTCAAAGCTTTATGA